The genomic interval TGATAAGGTCTTTTTAGGTACGAGTACTTAAGTAAGGCGTCATAGAGATTTTGCACCATCTGATGAGACGCTTGATCGAATTGCTGCATCGGATCAAGTGATCGCTCTGCCGATGTGCGAAGATGATAGAGAATCTTGCGACCATCTTCCGATTTGGTCGTTGCTGTTTCCTTCTTTGTACAAGCAGCTACACCAATGACTGCTGCTAGTGCGAGAGCTAATTGTCCTCTTAAAAACCTCATCCTTGGTCTGCCTCCTCTTTAATTTTTTCAGCAAAATGACAAGCCACTTGATGGTCGTCGTTACCTGCTACTTTTGTGAGTCTAGGTAATTCGTTGATACATCGATCCGTAACGTATTTACATCTGGTATGAAAAGGACAACCAGAAGGCGGGTTTGTAGGACTTGGCACCTCCCCTTCCAAGATCTCAGAGTGTTGAATGCGATCTGGATCAGGAACAGGGACTGATGATAACAGAGCCTTCGTATAGGGGTGCATGGCATTGTCATAGATATCGTCGGAACTAGCTAGTTCGACGATACGCCCCAGATACATCACCGCGACTCGGTCGGAAATATACTTCACTACGGTTAGATCGTGCGAGATGAAAACATAAGTCAGGTTCAGAGTTTTTTGTAGCTCAATCAAGAGATTGAGAACCTGAGATTGAATCGATACATCAAGGGCGGAAACAGCTTCATCACAAACAATAATGCTCGGGTTTAATGTCAAGGCCCTGGCAATACCGATCCGCTGTCGCTGACCGCCGCTGAATTCGTGCGGAAACTTATTGATGTCTGATACGCGAAGACCAACAACCTTCACCAGCTCTTTGACTTTCGCCAAACGCTCTTCGGCGCTTCCACCCATTCCATGGAGGATAAACGGTTCTTCAAGAATATCACGAATTGTCATACGGGGGTTGAGCGAAGCGTAGGGGTCTTGAAAAATCATTTGAATCTCGCGACGGAGTCGCATCAGACCATCGCCTTTGAGATGTGCGATATCATCACCGCGAAAGTTCACGGACCCTTGGGTTGGTTCGTATAGTCTGACGATGGTACGCCCGAGAGTCGATTTACCACAACCTGACTCGCCCACCACACCAAAGGTTTCACCGGCGTGCAATTCAAACGAGACATCGTTCACTGCATGCACCTTGCCAACGGGCCGCCGAAACACGCCTCCCATAATTGGAAAGTGCATACTCAAGTTTTTTACTTCTAATAGAGTTTCACTCACGGTTTACTTTCCTCCCACTTCGTAACAAGCAACCTTGTGTCCACTATCACCTAGAGAAGTAAACTCTGGAGTTTTCTTAAAGCATTCTTCTTGAGCCAAATGACAGCGGGTATTGAAGCGACAACCTTGGGGAAGATTTTTTAGACCAGGTACGGTGCCCTCAATCGTGAAAAGCTTATTATCTTTATGGTCGTCCAAACTTGGAATCGATTTCAGGAGGCCCTTGGTGTAAGGATGCGAAGGGTTCTTAAAGATATCTCTTACGGGACCGTACTCGACAGCTTTTCCTGCATACATCACCACCACATGATCTGCCACCTCGGCAACCACACCCAAATCATGGGTAATGAACATGATCGAGGTGCCTTTTTCTTCCTGAAGACGCTTCATCAAGCGGATAATTTGAGCCTGAATCGTTACGTCCAGGGCTGTTGTCGGCTCGTCTGCAATGAGTAGGCTCGGCTCACAGGCAAGAGCCATAGCAATGACGATACGTTGCCGCATACCACCGGATAATTGAAATGGATATTCATCAATACGCTTTTCCGGGGCTGGAATACTCACCAACTTCAGCATGCGCAAAGCCTCTTGCCTAGCTTGCTTTCGGCTCATGCCGCGGTGAATTCGAAAGACCTCACCAATCTGTTCACCAATCGTGTAAACAGGATTCAGTGCTGTCATGGGCTCTTGGAAAATCATCGATATCTTATTGCCGCGAATGGCTCTCATCTCTTCTTTTTTCAACGCGGCCAGGTCTGTGCCATCAAATAGTATTTGGCCACCATCGATTTTACCGTTGGCC from Pseudobacteriovorax antillogorgiicola carries:
- a CDS encoding ABC transporter ATP-binding protein; its protein translation is MSETLLEVKNLSMHFPIMGGVFRRPVGKVHAVNDVSFELHAGETFGVVGESGCGKSTLGRTIVRLYEPTQGSVNFRGDDIAHLKGDGLMRLRREIQMIFQDPYASLNPRMTIRDILEEPFILHGMGGSAEERLAKVKELVKVVGLRVSDINKFPHEFSGGQRQRIGIARALTLNPSIIVCDEAVSALDVSIQSQVLNLLIELQKTLNLTYVFISHDLTVVKYISDRVAVMYLGRIVELASSDDIYDNAMHPYTKALLSSVPVPDPDRIQHSEILEGEVPSPTNPPSGCPFHTRCKYVTDRCINELPRLTKVAGNDDHQVACHFAEKIKEEADQG
- a CDS encoding ABC transporter ATP-binding protein; protein product: MESAALLQVNQLQTSFKTEDGRIRALDGVSFQVEKGKTLAVVGESGCGKSVTAMSIMGLVQEANGKIDGGQILFDGTDLAALKKEEMRAIRGNKISMIFQEPMTALNPVYTIGEQIGEVFRIHRGMSRKQARQEALRMLKLVSIPAPEKRIDEYPFQLSGGMRQRIVIAMALACEPSLLIADEPTTALDVTIQAQIIRLMKRLQEEKGTSIMFITHDLGVVAEVADHVVVMYAGKAVEYGPVRDIFKNPSHPYTKGLLKSIPSLDDHKDNKLFTIEGTVPGLKNLPQGCRFNTRCHLAQEECFKKTPEFTSLGDSGHKVACYEVGGK